The following is a genomic window from Flavobacteriales bacterium.
GCGCCAGTGTGGCCGAGGGCTGTCCGGGCACGGCCATTCAGTTCACGGCCAACGGCACACCGGACGACGCCATCTACCTCTGGAACTTCGGCGATGGCAGCTTCAGCAATCAGGCCCGGCCGGACCACACCTTCGCCAAGTCGGGCAAGTTCGAGGTGATGCTGTCGGTCTCGAACCCCGGTGGCGGCACCATCCTGAGCAAGCCGAGCAGCGACCTGATCGTGATCCACGAGGCGCCGGAAGCATCGTTCAACGCGCAGAAGGTGGAGTACGACGGCCACATCCCCTCGGTGCACTTCGAGAACCGTTCGATCGGCGGTAAGCAGTACAGCTGGGACTTCGGCGATGGAAGCACATCGTCCGTGGCACATCCCGACCACATCTTCCTGAAGAAGGGGGTGTACTCCGTGAAGCTCACGGTGACCAACGAAAGCGGCTGCGTGGACACCAGGGAGCGCGAGATCCGTATCGAGCG
Proteins encoded in this region:
- a CDS encoding PKD domain-containing protein; this encodes MSSTAVAAVAEVVAPSSPTAKDDGTMAFSASVAEGCPGTAIQFTANGTPDDAIYLWNFGDGSFSNQARPDHTFAKSGKFEVMLSVSNPGGGTILSKPSSDLIVIHEAPEASFNAQKVEYDGHIPSVHFENRSIGGKQYSWDFGDGSTSSVAHPDHIFLKKGVYSVKLTVTNESGCVDTREREIRIERDYNLDAPLSFSPNSDGNDDLFMPEALRTLGVRFNLVIQDAGTGRKVYETTDATRPWTGRVDNRSEVCAAGEYVWMATIKEGAHLGDVVFNGKVSLVR